Proteins encoded together in one Plectropomus leopardus isolate mb chromosome 19, YSFRI_Pleo_2.0, whole genome shotgun sequence window:
- the ercc4 gene encoding LOW QUALITY PROTEIN: DNA repair endonuclease XPF (The sequence of the model RefSeq protein was modified relative to this genomic sequence to represent the inferred CDS: deleted 2 bases in 1 codon) has protein sequence MADPLLEFETEMFLGLFGCDGLLVAAEGMGIDRILLQFMRVYSEQDSLVLLLNTTTPEQEYFTEQLRVEGVTHLPRTVTSDVHSTERYNVYTEGGVLFVTSRILVVDFLTDRIPAHLISGILVYRAHKIIESCQEAFILRLFRQKNKTGFIKAFTDKATSFSSGFCQVERVMRNLFVKKLYLWPRFQASVNSVLDRHKPEVVELHVSLTPAMRAIQSSILDIMSACLKELKRYNPTLEAEDLSLENTLGNAFEKTIRHYLDPLWHQLGAKTKALVQDLKVLRVLLLYLTQYDCVTFLNLLESLRSSQKLFGSNSGWLFLDSSTSMFMNARGRVYRIPESRKKLKVGAEAEKQKPSAASEVKRELVLEKSPKWEALTEVLQEIERENKSSQHELGRVLICASDDRTCAQLQQYIKHGSDWMLNRLYARTIGKRDSSAAASAAFELGSHKKGNGWPKKGAKGKEPAQKKKMTKSKKRPSLTLTQMVGREETGDAAVMGSSGDEDELMDEDEEEEEELKLDLSSDAYYGVLKEPLTVIHPLKGLTDPHSLTRVLHEVEPSFVVLYDAEVSFVRQLEIYKASRPGKALRVYFVIYGGSTEEQKYLTALSKEKKAFEHLIREKATMVIPEEREGREDTNLDLARNLEPANATVNTCKAGGQEQPKEPSRVIVDMREFRSELPSLLHRRGLDIEPVTLEVGDYILTPETCVERKSVSDLIGSLQSGRLYTQCLSMTRYYKKPVLLIEFDPAKPFSLMARSDFRHEISSNDISSKLTLLTLHFPRLRILWCPSPHATAELFLELKQGRSEPDAAAAQAVTAESDTVTESADLYNPGPYDFLLKMPGVNTKNYRALIKNADSLADLAKLNQDKLAEILENVNNAKLLYEFLHNVADVPAPVQKAKQT, from the exons ATGGCGGATCCGCTGCTGGAGTTTGAGACGGAGATGTTTCTGGGGCTGTTCGGCTGTGACGGGCTGCTGGTGGCGGCGGAG GGGATGGGGATAGACCGCATCCTGCTGCAGTTCATGCGGGTCTACTCGGAGCAGGACAGCCTGGTGCTTCTGCTCAACACCACCACACCTGAACAG GAGTATTTCACGGAGCAGTTGCGAGTGGAGGGCGTGACCCACCTGCCCAGGACAGTGACCAGCGACGTCCACAGCACCGAGCGCTATAATGTTTACACTGAAGGAGGCGTACTGTTCGTCACCAGCCGGATCCTGGTGGTCGACTTCCTCACGGACCGCATCCCTGCTCATCTTATATCAG GCATCCTGGTGTATCGCGCTCATAAAATCATTGAGTCATGTCAGGAGGCCTTCATCCTGCGTCTGTTCAGGCAGAAGAACAAGACGGGCTTCATCAAAGCCTTCACTGACAAGGCCACGTCCTTCTCCTCGGGCTTCTGCCAGGTGGAGCGCGTGATGAGGAACCTCTTCGTCAAGAAGCTCTACCTGTGGCCCAG GTTTCAAGCGTCAGTGAACTCAGTGCTGGACAGGCACAAGCCAGAGGTGGTGGAGCTCCACGTGTCACTGACGCCGGCAATGAGGGCCATCCAGAGCTCCATCCTGGACATCATGAGCGCCTGTCTTAAGGAGCTGAAACGCTACAACCCCACCCTGGAGGCTGAGGACCTCTCTCTGGAGAACACACTGGGGAACGCCTTTGAAAAG ACGATCCGTCACTACCTGGACCCATTGTGGCACCAGCTGGGAGCAAAGACCAAAGCCTTGGTCCAGGACCTGAAGGTGCTGAGGGTTCTCCTCCTCTACCTCACCCAGTACGACTGTGTCACCTTCCTTAATCTGCTCGAGTCGCTGCGCTCCAGCCAGAAGCTCTTCGGATCCAATTCAG GGTGGTTGTTCCTCGACTCCAGCACATCCATGTTCATGAACGCTCGGGGTCGAGTGTACCGCATCCCAGAGAGCAGGAAGAAGCTCAAAGTGGGAGCAGAGGCAGAGAAACAGAAGCCATCCGCTGCTTCAG agGTGAAGCGGGAGCTGGTGCTGGAGAAGAGCCCAAAGTGGGAGGCTCTGACTGAGGTCCTGCAGGAGATCGAGAGGGAGAACAAGAGCTCTCAACACGAACTAG GTCGGGTGCTGATCTGTGCCAGTGATGACAGGACGTGTGCCCAGCTGCAGCAGTACATCAAGCACGGCTCTGACTGGATGCTGAACCGACTGTACGCCCGGACAATCGGTAAACGGGACTCTTCCGCAGCCGCATCCGCTGCATTTGAGCTCGGCTCGCACAAAAAGGGCAACGGCTGGCCTAAAAAAGGGGCCAAAGGGAAGGAGCctgcacagaagaagaagatgacTAAGAGTAAAAAGAGGCCGTCTCTGACTCTAACCCAGATGGtggggagagaggagacaggtgACGCCGCAGTGATGGGTAGCAGTGGAGACGAGGATGAACTGATggatgaggatgaagaggaggaggaggagctgaagcTGGATTTGTCATCAGATGCTTACTACGGTGTCCTGAAGGAGCCGCTGACTGTCATCCACCCACTGAAAGGCCTCACTGACCCCCACAGCCTGACTCGGGTGCTGCATGAGGTGGAGCCCAGCTTCGTGGTGCTGTACGACGCTGAGGTCAGTTTCGTCCGCCAGCTGGAGATCTACAAAGCCAGCCGGCCAGGAAAGGCGCTGAGGGTGTATTTCGTCATCTATGGAGGCTCGACAGAAGAGCAGAAGTACCTGACGGCGCTgtccaaagaaaagaaagcctTTGAACACTTGATCAG GGAAAAGGCGACTATGGTCATcccagaggagagggaggggcgAGAAGACACCAACCTGGACCTTGCTAGAAATTTAGAGCCTGCCAATGCCACCGTCAACACCTGCAAAGCAG GTGGTCAGGAGCAGCCCAAAGAGCCGTCACGAGTCATCGTGGACATGCGAGAGTTCCGTAGTGAGCTGCCGTCCTTGCTGCACCGGCGTGGACTGGACATCGAGCCCGTCACCCTCGAAGTGGGCGACTACATCCTGACCCCAGAAACATGCGTAGAGCGCAAGAGCGTCAGCGATCTGATTGGCTCATTGCAGAGCGGCCGCCTCTACACCCAGTGCCTCTCCATGACCCGCTACTACAAAAAACCAGTGCTTCTCATCGAGTTTGACCCAGCCAAACCGTTTTCCTTAATGGCccggtcagattttcgacatgagATATCGTCCAATGACATTTCTTCAAAACTCACCTTACTCACTTTGCATTTCCCTCGCCTCCGTATTCTATGGTGCCCCTCCCCGCACGCTACAGCCGAGCTCTTCCTTGAACTGAAGCAAGGTCGCTCTGAGCCCGACGCTGCAGCAGCTCAGGCGGTCACCGCCGAGTCCGACACAGTGACCGAATCAGCAGACCTCTACAACCCCGGACCGTACGACTTCCTGTTGAAAATGCCCGGGGTGAACACAAAGAACTACAGGGCGCTGATAAAAAACGCAGACAGCCTGGCAGATTTA